CCAAAGGCATTTACTGGAGAAAAACAGTTGCTTTGCCTTCGCAAGGCAAGACCTTATGAGATCAATATTTATCGCAATCTGGCAGAAAATGTCAACGATCAGCATGGAGATGTGAACTGTTATCCGCATGCATCTGCCAATGTAGAGACAAGAGGAGAGGCAGTATTTGCAGCAAAGAATGCAATTGACGGAGTGACGGCAAATCACGATCACGGAAAATGGCCGTTTGCTTCCTGGGGGATCAATCAGAGAGACGATGCCGAGATAAAACTGGAATTTGGTCGTGAAATCAGCACAGACCGGATTGTGCTTCATATAAGAGCAGATTTTCCGCATGACAACTGGTGGGTAAAAGGGACCGTAGAATTTTCAGATGGAAGCAGCATGGTGCTGGATCTGGAAAAAACAGACGGAGCACAGGAATTTACATTTTCAGAGAAGAAGATCAGCTGGCTCGTATTGAAGGATCTGATCAAAGCAGATGATCCGTCACCGTTCCCGGCGCTGACTCAGATTGAAGTATTCGGAACAGAGTGCTGATCTGGGAGAAGCAAAAATGGAGATCCGTGAGATAAATGAAAACAAAAAAGAATATCTGGAGCTTTTGCTTCTTGCCGATGAACAGGAAAGTATGATCGATCGCTATCTTGAGCGAGGTGAGATGTATGTCTTGTATGATGCAGGTGAGGTTCGGGCTGTCTGCGTTGTTACCCAAGAAAATGACCAGATTTTGGAATTGAAAAACCTGGCTGTGAAACCGCAATGCCAGCGTAGAGGATATGGCAGAAAAATGATCCAGTTTCTCTGTGAAAAATACAGAGGAAAGAAAGCAATTCTGCAGGTAGGGACCGGGGACAGCCCGGCAACCCTGCCTTTTTATGAGAGATGCGGATTCACACAATCACATCGGATCCCCGGATTTTTTGTGGATAACTACGACCATCCGATCATAGAGTGTGGAAAACAGTTGGTGGATATGGTGTATTTAAAACAATTTCTTTAATTTCTCAAAAAGGATACGCGTATCTTCTGTAAAACAAACATCTTCTCATTTTGGAATCTATAATTTTTTCTTCCCCTCTCTGTGCAGACCAGAGGCAGATTCCCGCCACGCTTTTGGAGTCATGCCACTGAT
This window of the Mediterraneibacter gnavus ATCC 29149 genome carries:
- a CDS encoding GNAT family N-acetyltransferase, coding for MEIREINENKKEYLELLLLADEQESMIDRYLERGEMYVLYDAGEVRAVCVVTQENDQILELKNLAVKPQCQRRGYGRKMIQFLCEKYRGKKAILQVGTGDSPATLPFYERCGFTQSHRIPGFFVDNYDHPIIECGKQLVDMVYLKQFL
- a CDS encoding DUF7402 domain-containing protein, which gives rise to MIQIKVLDAEKNIVAENGGQEEVNLTLRREYQEGDTIVFEIGGETGHYWMQVDDVLGKSLVYLTGDQTYEIPFEEKKFNLSPKAFTGEKQLLCLRKARPYEINIYRNLAENVNDQHGDVNCYPHASANVETRGEAVFAAKNAIDGVTANHDHGKWPFASWGINQRDDAEIKLEFGREISTDRIVLHIRADFPHDNWWVKGTVEFSDGSSMVLDLEKTDGAQEFTFSEKKISWLVLKDLIKADDPSPFPALTQIEVFGTEC